One Mercenaria mercenaria strain notata chromosome 12, MADL_Memer_1, whole genome shotgun sequence DNA segment encodes these proteins:
- the LOC123534536 gene encoding uncharacterized protein LOC123534536 — translation MSIVEPLFKIRFIDSLNFIPTALADMPKAFGETELVKGHFPHLYNTLENQSSELNHLPTIKYYSPDSMKHDARKTFIQWYNANFQKPFVLQTELLRYCRSNVDVLRKCCLKFRTLFKDLTKTRDNDGINPFEKCITIASACNLVFRTLFLDHETIGIIPSHGYRPEAKQSVLAYQWLSFLAFERNIYIQHGRNKGEKQIGPYKVDGYYETEDGRKVVLEFQSDFWHGCPKCFSKSTINPVNGLSMSELYMNTLEKQLYLESEGYHYECIWECDFKKKLESNPTMKEYIDSLEIALPLEPRDAFHGGRTEAFKMYAESTEDKHIRYFDVTSLYPFINKTGKVPFGHPQIITENIEDINNYEGLIKCKVLPPKKLYIPVLPTKCNGKLMFSLCRTCSETYDNDVCQHSDNDRAITGTWVTDEVKMALSQGYRLLKVYEVWHFDEISQYDHNTKTGGLFTEYVNTFLKVKQEASGWPDWCKTGTDKQMYIQEYFEREGILLEYDKIEENPGLRLLAKIMLNSFWGKFGQRSNLIQTSFIDDPVQFIDMMNSDKQEVKNVRFINEEAVQLDWAYNNDFIEASCRTNVVVAAYTTAQARLKLYSYLQPLGDRVLYCDTDSVVFTSSQGEWDPPLGDFLGNLTDEVPNNQITKFVTGGPKNYAFCLARPNKKGQSSICKVRGITLNFKNSLDINFDTLKEMITGQKQNTCLKVVNENKITRNTDTCDIITKTETKDY, via the coding sequence ATGTCCATTGTAGAACCTCTTTTCAAAATCAGATTCATCGACTCTCTAAATTTCATTCCCACGGCCCTTGCTGATATGCCTAAAGCGTTTGGAGAAACAGAACttgtcaaaggtcattttccTCATTTGTACAACACATTAGAAAATCAATCGTCGGAACTCAACCATTTACCCACCATAAAGTATTATAGCCCTGATAGTATGAAGCACGATGCACGCAAGACTTTTATTCAATGGTACAACGCAAACTTTCAAAAGCCTTTTGTGCTACAGACAGAACTGTTGCGTTACTGTCGATCTAATGTCGATGTGCTTCGGAAGTGTTGTCTTAAgtttaggacacttttcaaagACCTCACCAAAACCCGAGATAATGATGGGATAAATCCTTTTGAAAAATGTATCACAATAGCTTCGGCTTGCAACCTAGTGTTCAGGACGCTTTTCCTCGACCATGAAACTATCGGCATCATCCCATCTCACGGTTACCGGCCTGAGGCCAAACAGTCTGTATTGGCTTATCAATGGTTATCCTTCCTTGCGTTTGAAAGAAACATTTATATTCAACATGGTCGGAATAAGGGGGAGAAACAGATAGGGCCATACAAAGTTGACGGGTACTATGAGACAGAAGACGGTCGGAAAGTTGTTCTAGAGTTTCAGAGTGATTTCTGGCATGGATGTCCAAAATGCTTTTCCAAAAGCACGATCAATCCTGTGAATGGGTTATCCATGTCTGAATTATACATGAATACCCTTGAAAAACAGTTATATCTTGAATCAGAAGGTTATCACTACGAATGTATCTGGGAATGTGATTTCAAGAAGAAGTTGGAATCAAATCCTACAATGAAAGAGTATATTGATTCTTTGGAAATAGCTCTACCCTTAGAACCGAGAGATGCTTTCCATGGTGGACGCACTGAAGCATTCAAAATGTATGCAGAGTCCACAGAAGACAAACATATTCGATACTTCGATGTCACATCCCTTTACCCCTTCATTAATAAAACAGGAAAAGTTCCCTTTGGTCATCCACAGATTATCACTGAAAATATTGAGGATATAAACAATTATGAAggtttaataaaatgtaaggttcTACCACCAAAGAAACTGTATATCCCCGTTTTACCAACAAAGTGCAACGGAAAACTTATGTTCAGTCTATGTCGTACTTGCAGTGAAACATATGACAATGACGTGTGTCAACACAGTGATAATGATAGAGCCATAACAGGCACTTGGGTCACAGATGAAGTGAAAATGGCTTTATCCCAGGGCTATAGATTACTAAAAGTTTATGAAGTTTggcattttgatgaaatttcccAGTATGATCACAACACCAAAACGGGTGGGCTTTTTACAGAATACGTTAACACTTTTCTGAAGGTGAAACAAGAAGCCAGTGGTTGGCCAGACTGGTGTAAAACAGGAACAGACAAGCAAATGTATATTCAAGAGTATTTTGAGAGGGAAGGTATTTTGCTAGAGTATGATAAGATTGAAGAAAATCCTGGTCTAAGACTGTTAGCCAAAATAATGTTGAACTCGTTCTGGGGGAAATTTGGCCAACGTTCAAACTTGATACAAACAAGCTTTATTGACGACCCGGTTCAGTTCATAGATATGATGAACTCTGATAAGCAAGAAGTTAAAAACGTACGTTTCATAAACGAAGAAGCAGTCCAACTAGACTGGGCATATAATAACGATTTTATAGAAGCTTCATGTAGGACCAATGTAGTTGTGGCCGCTTACACAACTGCTCAAGCCCGATTAAAACTATACAGTTATTTGCAACCATTAGGTGACAGAGTTCTTTATTGTGATACCGATTCTGTTGTGTTCACCTCTTCCCAGGGTGAGTGGGATCCTCCTTTAGGTGACTTCCTTGGTAATTTGACGGATGAAGTCCCAAACAATCAAATAACTAAATTTGTGACCGGAGGACCCAAGAACTACGCATTTTGTCTAGCGAGACCAAACAAAAAGGGCCAGTCTTCCATTTGTAAAGTCAGGGGGAttacattaaatttcaaaaattcccTAGATATCAATTTTGATACATTAAAAGAAATGATTACGGGACAGAAACAAAACACTTGCCTTAAGGTGGTAAATGAAAATAAGATAACCAGAAATACAGATACATGTGACATTATTACAAAGACTGAAACCAAAGattattga
- the LOC128547146 gene encoding uncharacterized protein LOC128547146, giving the protein MTQWENYLKRIYFDPSHPASFSGPQKLYKVVKEEGKFNIGMHRIRKFLHDQESYSLHKPVRRRFQRNHVVSSGKDDLWMADLIDMVKFEKWNKGYKYILLVIDTFSKYVWLKPLKQKTGNDVTEAFKDIFTHSGRMPKRLITDKGQKFRAKSVQDLMKKYNVLYSPTQNETKASTSERAVFSIKSKIMRYLAYKDNYTYLPSLS; this is encoded by the exons ATGACTCAAtgggaaaactatttaaaaagGATTTATTTTGATCCGTCGCATCCTGCGAGTTTCAGTGGACCACAAAAATTGTACAAAGTGGTGAAAGAGGAAGGCAAATTTAACATTGGTATGCACAGGATAAGAAAGTTTCTTCATGACCAAGAGTCCTACAGTCTGCATAAACCTGTGAGAAGACGGTTTCAAAGAAATCATGTGGTCAGTAGCGGAAAAGACGACCTTTGGATGGCAGACTTAATCGATATGGTCAAGTTTGAGAAATGGAACAAAGGATACAAATACATATTGTTAGTTATCGATACATTCAGCAAGTACGTTTGGCTAAAACCTCTCAAACAGAAAACTGGAAATGATGTGACAGAGGCGTTTAAAGACATCTTCACACATTCAGGCCGTATGCCAAAGAGATTGATAACTGACAAAG GTCAGAAGTTCAGAGCCAAATCAGTACAAGATCTGATGAAAAAGTACAATGTCTTATACTCACCAACACAGAACGAGACTAAGGCGAGCACGAGTGAACGTGCAGTATTTAgcataaaatcaaaaataatgcGCTACCTAGCATACAAGGATAACTACACATATCTACCTAGTTTATCATAA